The following coding sequences lie in one Ostrea edulis chromosome 8, xbOstEdul1.1, whole genome shotgun sequence genomic window:
- the LOC125661730 gene encoding integumentary mucin A.1-like isoform X2, whose translation MITGILVQSLCQDGCCESDPRCTDFDFIMVACLDSAQAGICPVTCKTCSSSQTTTVPSVTLPVTTSAPCQDTNPTCFDFDFIMTGCRDPDQAQLCPQMCGLCSVVSTTTLLPTTTTLVCEETDPRCVEFDFLITACLDSEKAKICPKMCGLCSPEATSQTNVPTTTALTTTQGTTTLSSQCVDTDQRCLEFEFIMSVCLDNQQSQTCPRACGLCTDLTTTSTTPPTTPPTTTTVAPTTTLTCVDTDPRCLEFNFIITACLDPVQSKLCPQICQLC comes from the coding sequence ATGATTACAGGTATTCTTGTGCAGTCACTTTGTCAAGACGGCTGTTGTGAGTCTGACCCAAGATGTACagattttgattttatcatggtagcctgcctcgattccGCTCAAGCTGGTATCTGTCCCGTGACCTGTAAAACATGTTCCTCTTCCCAAACTACCACAGTTCCATCCGTCACGTTACCAGTGACGACCTCAGCTCCCTGCCAAGACACAAATCCCAcatgttttgattttgatttcattATGACTGGGTGCCGCGACCCGGATCAAGCGCAGCTTTGCCCACAAATGTGCGGGTTGTGTTCCGTTGTGTCAACCACAACTCTCTTACCCACCACAACAACACTTGTTTGTGAAGAGACGGACCCTCGCTGTGTAGAATTTGACTTTCTAATTACTGCGTGTCTCGATAGCGAAAAAGCAAAGATCTGTCCGAAAATGTGTGGCTTGTGTTCACCGGAAGCAACGTCACAGACAAATGTCCCAACAACAACAGCTCTGACAACGACACAAGGCACCACGACACTTTCCTCACAGTGTGTGGACACTGACCAGAGATGTTTggaatttgaattcattatgTCTGTTTGTCTGGATAATCAACAATCACAGACTTGTCCCAGAGCATGTGGACTTTGTACTGACTTAACAACAACATCAACAACACCACCAACCACACcgccaacaacaacaacagtaGCCCCTACAACCACCCTAACATGTGTGGACACAGACCCACGATGTTTagaatttaatttcataatcaCAGCTTGTTTGGACCCGGTCCAATCAAAACTCTGTCCACAAATATGTCAACTGTGCTGA
- the LOC125661730 gene encoding integumentary mucin A.1-like isoform X1, whose protein sequence is MQLAVVAFVLLKGILVQSLCQDGCCESDPRCTDFDFIMVACLDSAQAGICPVTCKTCSSSQTTTVPSVTLPVTTSAPCQDTNPTCFDFDFIMTGCRDPDQAQLCPQMCGLCSVVSTTTLLPTTTTLVCEETDPRCVEFDFLITACLDSEKAKICPKMCGLCSPEATSQTNVPTTTALTTTQGTTTLSSQCVDTDQRCLEFEFIMSVCLDNQQSQTCPRACGLCTDLTTTSTTPPTTPPTTTTVAPTTTLTCVDTDPRCLEFNFIITACLDPVQSKLCPQICQLC, encoded by the exons atGCAGTTAGCGGTGGTTGCTTTTGTGCTTCTTAAAG GTATTCTTGTGCAGTCACTTTGTCAAGACGGCTGTTGTGAGTCTGACCCAAGATGTACagattttgattttatcatggtagcctgcctcgattccGCTCAAGCTGGTATCTGTCCCGTGACCTGTAAAACATGTTCCTCTTCCCAAACTACCACAGTTCCATCCGTCACGTTACCAGTGACGACCTCAGCTCCCTGCCAAGACACAAATCCCAcatgttttgattttgatttcattATGACTGGGTGCCGCGACCCGGATCAAGCGCAGCTTTGCCCACAAATGTGCGGGTTGTGTTCCGTTGTGTCAACCACAACTCTCTTACCCACCACAACAACACTTGTTTGTGAAGAGACGGACCCTCGCTGTGTAGAATTTGACTTTCTAATTACTGCGTGTCTCGATAGCGAAAAAGCAAAGATCTGTCCGAAAATGTGTGGCTTGTGTTCACCGGAAGCAACGTCACAGACAAATGTCCCAACAACAACAGCTCTGACAACGACACAAGGCACCACGACACTTTCCTCACAGTGTGTGGACACTGACCAGAGATGTTTggaatttgaattcattatgTCTGTTTGTCTGGATAATCAACAATCACAGACTTGTCCCAGAGCATGTGGACTTTGTACTGACTTAACAACAACATCAACAACACCACCAACCACACcgccaacaacaacaacagtaGCCCCTACAACCACCCTAACATGTGTGGACACAGACCCACGATGTTTagaatttaatttcataatcaCAGCTTGTTTGGACCCGGTCCAATCAAAACTCTGTCCACAAATATGTCAACTGTGCTGA
- the LOC125661703 gene encoding potassium voltage-gated channel protein Shaw-like: MEIVHLNIGGSMFQTTFETLAKIPDTKLSGLKRDLSIKDSPASFFFDRNPDVFNSILDLYRTGELHFPSNICGATLRTELEFWQIDKKYLSECCLEAFYKHESNLSILMEIKNLEKSKVLDVPIEECREGCWRNNIWRTLQYPQSSRKASVFNTLYMLIVVLSTAVLFLSTMADIRKPTDRNSEFYNDTLTTPKTNLYFTTTVPDSIKYIDAFCGIFFTIEYLARLWVTPLKCRHFLCTPPNVVDAVCIIAFWIFFPLLQMRPESMNGTAFSYVIMILSSASLLRLFRFYRFMNRFQSFDVINLAARASMYQFGILIAIFFLSNLFFGYLIYYVEFQDHNAFSNAFTGLWWAFITMTTVGYGDVVPTYFLGRIVGVLCALTGIIMLAIPVAVVTSNFTVYYNKLKDYSNHEKAKKKENKSKCRLKPGSESKSVSPIHVLTLETIESHKNRVEIGKSKKLSVSHQEKVGQGAGGGKKM; this comes from the exons ATGGAAATCGTGCACCTGAACATCGGTGGGTCAATGTTCCAGACAACATTTGAAACATTAGCTAAAATTCCAGACACCAAGTTAAGCGGTCTTAAGCGGGACCTTTCGATCAAAGATTCGCCGGCCTCGTTTTTCTTCGACAGAAACCCGGATGTTTTCAATAGCATTTTGGATCTGTATCGGACGGGAGAGCTGCACTTTCCGTCGAACATTTGCGGGGCAACTTTAAGGACCGAGCTAGAGTTCTGGCAAATTGACAAGAAATACCTAAGTGAATGTTGTCTGGAAGCCTTCTATAAACATGAAAGTAACTTGAGCATTTTAATGGAAATCAAAAACTTAGAGAAAAGCAAAGTCTTGGACGTTCCGATTGAGGAATGTCGGGAAGGATGCTGGCGAAATAACATTTGGAGGACCTTGCAGTACCCCCAGTCATCGAGAAAAGCAAGT GTTTTCAACACCCTGTATATGTTGATAGTAGTCCTGTCAACAGCTGTTCTTTTCCTAAGCACAATGGCAGACATCCGCAAACCCACCGATCGAAATTCAGAGTTTTATAACGACACCTTGACAACTCCCAAAACGAATCTGTACTTCACAACGACGGTTCCTGATTCCATTAAATACATCGATGCATTTTGCGGAATATTTTTCACTATTGAGTACCTCGCCCGCCTGTGGGTGACGCCATTAAAATGTCGACATTTCTTATGCACGCCGCCTAACGTCGTTGACGCGGTTTGTATCATCGCGTTTTGGATCTTTTTCCCCTTGTTACAGATGAGACCAGAATCCATGAACGGTACAGCGTTCTCTTACGTCATCATGATCCTATCGTCTGCTTCGCTACTGCGACTGTTTCGTTTCTACCGATTTATGAATAGGTTCCAGAGTTTTGACGTCATCAATTTGGCCGCACGAGCTAGTATGTATCAGTTTGGGATTCTCATCgctattttctttctttcgaATTTGTTTTTTGGCTACTTGATATATTATGTTGAATTTCAAGACCATAATGCATTCAGTAATGCTTTCACTGGATTATGGTGGGCTTTTATTACCATGACAACTGTAGGATATGGTGACGTAGTACCCACGTATTTTCTCGGGCGTATTGTAGGAGTTTTGTGTGCCTTGACGGGAATTATCATGCTAGCGATACCGGTGGCCGTTGTGACGTCAAATTTCACAGTCTACTATAATAAACTGAAAGACTATTCAAATCACGAAAAggcaaagaaaaaagaaaacaaaagcaAATGTAGATTAAAACCTGGAAGCGAAAGTAAGTCCGTGTCGCCGATCCATGTGCTAACACTGGAAACTATAGAATCTCATAAAAATCGTGTTGAAATCGGGAAGTCTAAGAAGTTAAGTGTGAGTCATCAAGAAAAGGTGGGGCAGGGGGCGGGGGGCGGCAAGAAGATGTAA
- the LOC130046529 gene encoding CD209 antigen-like protein C: MGQNSNCTTSHRKNGQTMCNSASKGAILLEIRSPEEEKWIRLQMQRQGWKTTWMGITDSLDEGTFVFVSSGNKIQNVHAHWGKGEPGGDTGENCGLLLLKAKGWHDYPCSSKYAYICKKTRV, encoded by the exons ATGGGTCAAAACTCCAACTGCACAACATCTCATCGGAAGAATGGGCAG ACAATGTGTAATAGTGCTTCCAAAGGTGCAATCCTTCTTGAGATTCGAAGtcctgaagaagaaaaatggaTTAGATTGCAGATGCAAAGACAAG GTTGGAAAACAACATGGATGGGTATAACAGATTCCCTCGATGAAGGCACGTTTGTGTTCGTCTCTAGTGGCAACAAGATACAGAATGTGCACGCCCACTGGGGCAAAGGAGAACCAGGAGGCGATACGGGGGAGAACTGTGGGTTGCTCCTGCTAAAAGCGAAAGGGTGGCACGATTATCCCTGCAGTTCCAAATATGCATACATCTGCAAGAAAACAAGAGTTTAG